In the Sandaracinus amylolyticus genome, TCTGGCGCGACTCGTAGAACGCCTCGAGCGCCTCGCGATCGCCCGACGTGGCAGCGCGCACCCGCACGTCACGAAGCCGCGGGCGCGGCCACAGCGGCCAGCGCGCGAGCACGCTCTGCATGCGGAACGGCGCGAGCGGCAGGTACGTCGGACCACCCTTCCCTCGCCGCTCGATCAGCGCCGCGCGCGCGAGCGTGTTCGCGTCCATCACCGCGGTGACGAACACCGACGCGCGATCGAGCTCCTCGATCTCGCTCGCGTGCGCGACCAGCGCGCCGTACGCGCGGCGCCACGACACGAGGAGGCGTCGATCCTGCGCGATGCGGAGATCCCCGAGGTACGCGACCTTCACCGGCGCGCCATGCGCCCATCCGTCGCGCACCGTGATCGTCCCGACGCCGCGGATCTCACCCGCGCTCTCGCACACGATCACGACGTGGCGATCGCTCTGGCAGCGCAGCAGCGCGAAGAAGTCGGGGCCGCGGCGATAGCCCACCTCGAACGCTGCGGTGCCCATCGCACGTCGATCGTAGAAGCGCACGATCGCGTCGTTGTCGGCCTCGGTCGCGAGGCGCGCGCCCGGCACGCCCTCGAGGATCTCGGCGATGCGCACGTCAGAAGTAGCGCTTGTCGAGCGCGGCGAGCGCGGCTTCGTCCGTCGGGAAGGGACGCGGCGGCAGCGCCATCAGCACCACGCGGTACCAGAGCGGCTGCGTCTCCTTCTGATCGCTCGCCGCGCAGAGCTCCTGCCACGGCATCGACGGGTGCCGGTGGTGCGTGAGGTTGTAGTTGAAGTTCAGGAAGAGCACGCGCACGAGCCAAGGCGCGCGCAGGTTGTACGCGCCCTCGATCACGTGGATCGGCGTGCGCAGGTGATAGACCCACTGCAGCCACGACCACGTGAACGCGAACGCGACGTACGCGGGCACCAGCGTCGACATCGACCACGGGCCCCACGCGATCACCGCGCCCCAGAACGCGTAGAGCACGAGCGCCTCGAGGCGCATCCGCGTCCAGTCGCGCTCCTTGAACTGCTCGAACATCGCGGCGTACGTGTTGAAGCGCTTGGTGCGCGCGAGGAAGCGGACGAAGCGCCACGGGATGAAGAACGAGATCAGCGGGAACACGAGCCCGCCGATCCACAGGCCGCCGCAGATCACGAAGTAGTAGAGCGCGACCTTGAGCGCGGGCGTCTCGCCGGGATGGATGAACTCGCCGCGCTCCGCCTCGCTGCGGTTGCGCACGTGGTGCCCCCAGTGGTGCACGCGATGGAGCGTCGC is a window encoding:
- a CDS encoding fatty acid desaturase family protein; the protein is MPPKDAPGSENVPRTEPVASSRGRYGAHNLVVLGGQVLGWAAVLTGIEHAPHVALRIALIALFCLLMQGVFTMMHEHFHRNAHAVPAIDYIIGLAGSTLFGTSATLHRVHHWGHHVRNRSEAERGEFIHPGETPALKVALYYFVICGGLWIGGLVFPLISFFIPWRFVRFLARTKRFNTYAAMFEQFKERDWTRMRLEALVLYAFWGAVIAWGPWSMSTLVPAYVAFAFTWSWLQWVYHLRTPIHVIEGAYNLRAPWLVRVLFLNFNYNLTHHRHPSMPWQELCAASDQKETQPLWYRVVLMALPPRPFPTDEAALAALDKRYF